One genomic window of Halovivax cerinus includes the following:
- a CDS encoding universal stress protein produces MHFRHLCVPVASEADADVTCAALDPYLEGVDRVTAVHVIEKSGGGIDKAPLGKREEDSADILDAIEMALGDRVRVDTDRYYGTDVAETIFEAAGDVDADAVAFRARGGSRIARLLSGDVSTRLVTDPAIPVVSLPEPAE; encoded by the coding sequence ATGCACTTTCGACACCTGTGCGTTCCGGTCGCCTCCGAGGCCGACGCGGACGTGACCTGCGCGGCGCTCGATCCGTACCTCGAAGGGGTCGACCGGGTCACGGCCGTCCACGTCATCGAGAAATCCGGCGGCGGGATCGACAAGGCGCCGCTGGGGAAGCGAGAGGAGGATTCGGCGGACATCCTGGACGCCATCGAGATGGCACTCGGCGATCGGGTTCGGGTCGACACGGACCGGTACTACGGCACCGACGTCGCGGAGACGATCTTCGAGGCTGCCGGCGACGTCGACGCGGACGCGGTCGCGTTCCGCGCCCGTGGCGGCAGTCGAATCGCCCGTCTGCTGTCGGGTGACGTCTCCACGCGGCTCGTGACTGATCCGGCGATCCCGGTCGTCTCGCTCCCCGAACCGGCCGAGTAG
- a CDS encoding amino acid permease gives MSDEELAKDLGLVSAMMIGIGTMMGAGIFVLPGIAAQEAGPIVVVSFVIGGAIAMINALAVSELGTAMPKAGGGYYYINRGLGPMFGSISGMGDWMGLAFASAFYCIGFGGYLTGMLEGTAAELPSLSLGTFSLPSVSLPEVSLFEAEFLGTTLVGGTTTIGVSDIQIGALLAGVAFVGVNYIGAKETGGIQTIIVSTLLLILTVFAAAGFFEFEWAVLLQDGPAPTDLGYGAILPGTALVFVSFLGYAKIATVAEELKNPGRNLPLAVIGSVAIVTVFYAILVSIMVGIVPWDQLHLETPVSQVAERSFAGIPLLELVGVGAISVAALLATASSANASILASARINFAMGRDKLISDELNEIHPRYATPYRSIALTGGLILLFIVALGQDLKILSNAASVLHLVVYALMNVALIAFREADVPEYDPDFRVPFYPVTPILGALFSFGLIYFMDGIVIALSMAFVVGSVAWYWFYARKHTTVQGVLSEHILDRSEEMPDAAVSAAEVAAPDEAVPDRVMVPLSNPRTEGALMELGSELAADRDGIVHAVHIVKVPDQTPLDRGAAMTDRIDAESQRLLDQARESVSRSDVEIETTTVVSHRPFEAIFDAAHRHDADAVVMGWGDDRPWAAGRAERPLDELTHDLPCDFLVLNERDFDTSRILLPTAGGPDSELSADVARTLQRTTGADVELLYVVDDPSEREEGEAFLSAWAADHDLADATLTIDATGDVEAAIRREAADRTLLLIGATERGLLSRLVDHSLVYDVVDEVECSVLLAERPTKRSFFERLFGRS, from the coding sequence ATGAGTGACGAGGAACTCGCCAAGGACCTCGGGCTGGTCTCGGCGATGATGATCGGGATCGGGACGATGATGGGCGCCGGGATCTTCGTCCTGCCGGGGATCGCGGCGCAGGAGGCGGGCCCGATCGTCGTCGTCTCGTTCGTCATCGGTGGCGCCATCGCCATGATCAACGCCCTCGCCGTGAGCGAACTCGGGACGGCGATGCCGAAAGCCGGAGGCGGGTACTACTACATCAATCGCGGCCTCGGCCCTATGTTCGGGTCGATCTCCGGCATGGGCGACTGGATGGGGCTCGCCTTCGCCTCGGCGTTTTACTGCATCGGGTTCGGCGGCTACCTCACCGGCATGCTCGAGGGAACGGCCGCCGAACTCCCCTCGCTCTCACTGGGGACGTTCTCACTCCCATCCGTGTCGCTCCCCGAAGTATCGCTCTTCGAGGCCGAATTCCTCGGGACGACACTGGTCGGCGGAACGACGACGATCGGCGTCTCCGACATTCAGATCGGGGCGCTGCTCGCCGGCGTGGCGTTCGTCGGCGTCAACTACATCGGTGCGAAGGAAACCGGCGGCATCCAGACGATCATCGTCTCCACGCTGCTGTTGATCTTGACCGTCTTCGCCGCCGCCGGATTCTTCGAGTTCGAGTGGGCGGTCCTGCTCCAGGACGGCCCCGCCCCGACCGACCTCGGCTACGGGGCGATCCTCCCGGGCACGGCGCTGGTCTTCGTCTCGTTCCTCGGTTACGCGAAGATCGCGACCGTCGCGGAGGAACTGAAGAACCCTGGGCGCAATCTCCCCCTGGCCGTGATCGGCAGCGTCGCGATCGTCACGGTCTTCTACGCGATACTTGTCAGCATCATGGTCGGCATCGTCCCGTGGGACCAGCTGCACCTGGAGACGCCGGTCTCACAGGTGGCCGAACGCAGCTTCGCCGGCATCCCCCTCCTCGAACTGGTCGGCGTCGGCGCCATCTCGGTCGCGGCGCTGCTCGCGACGGCCTCCTCGGCGAACGCCTCCATCCTCGCCTCGGCGCGTATCAACTTCGCGATGGGGCGCGACAAGCTCATTTCGGACGAACTCAACGAGATTCACCCGCGATACGCGACGCCGTATCGCTCGATCGCTCTGACTGGTGGTCTCATCCTCCTCTTCATCGTGGCGCTCGGACAGGATCTCAAGATCCTCTCGAACGCCGCGAGCGTCCTCCACCTCGTCGTCTACGCCCTGATGAACGTCGCCTTGATCGCGTTTCGCGAGGCCGACGTGCCGGAGTACGATCCGGACTTCCGGGTCCCGTTCTACCCGGTCACGCCCATCCTGGGAGCGCTCTTTTCCTTCGGATTGATCTACTTCATGGACGGGATCGTCATCGCGCTGAGTATGGCCTTCGTCGTCGGCTCCGTCGCCTGGTACTGGTTCTACGCGCGAAAACACACGACGGTCCAGGGCGTTCTCAGCGAACACATTCTCGACCGGTCGGAGGAGATGCCCGACGCCGCCGTCTCCGCGGCCGAAGTCGCGGCTCCGGACGAGGCGGTCCCCGACCGCGTGATGGTCCCGCTCTCGAACCCCCGAACCGAAGGTGCGCTGATGGAACTCGGGAGCGAACTGGCTGCGGACCGTGACGGCATCGTCCACGCCGTCCACATCGTCAAGGTGCCAGACCAGACGCCGCTCGATCGTGGCGCGGCGATGACCGATCGCATCGACGCCGAGTCACAGCGACTGCTCGATCAAGCTCGCGAGAGCGTCTCCCGATCCGACGTCGAGATCGAGACGACCACGGTCGTCTCGCACCGGCCATTCGAGGCGATCTTCGACGCCGCCCATCGACACGACGCCGACGCGGTCGTCATGGGATGGGGTGACGACCGGCCGTGGGCGGCCGGACGGGCCGAGCGCCCGCTGGACGAGCTCACGCACGACCTGCCGTGTGACTTCCTCGTCCTGAACGAGCGAGATTTCGACACCTCGCGCATCCTGCTGCCGACCGCGGGCGGACCGGACTCGGAGTTGAGCGCGGACGTCGCCCGCACCTTACAGCGGACGACCGGCGCGGACGTCGAACTGCTGTACGTCGTCGACGATCCGTCCGAGCGGGAGGAAGGCGAGGCGTTCCTCTCCGCGTGGGCCGCCGACCACGATCTGGCCGACGCCACCCTCACGATCGACGCGACGGGCGACGTCGAGGCGGCGATCCGACGCGAGGCGGCCGATCGGACGCTCCTGCTCATCGGGGCGACCGAGCGCGGGCTGCTCTCCCGGCTCGTCGATCACTCGCTCGTCTACGACGTCGTCGACGAGGTCGAGTGTTCGGTCCTGCTGGCCGAACGGCCGACGAAGCGTTCATTCTTCGAGCGGCTGTTCGGCCGATCGTAA
- a CDS encoding cation:proton antiporter, which yields MAEVTLFQVGILFAAAALAGLVADRAGQSVIPLYILVGIVLGPFVLGRLPDVAPPFEVAGVDLVAGASAVAVDGTGEFVTLGAELGIVLLLFFLGLEFNLERLLASRRKIGTAGTIDLGTFVVGFGLGWLLFGGALAAFFVAGIVYISSSAIITKSLIDLGWIANDEADPILGILVYEDLFIAVYLAIATAIATGSGGVSEALGSVAIGLGFIGALVAFVSVGEPFFERLLAGASHEFTVIRTLGLTVLIAGVALSLGVSEAVAAFFVGMGFASTGHVHDLERLLEPVRDAFAALFFLWIGLRTDPGSFGPVVDLIAIAVVVTTVTKLVTAYWGGRVYDLSAKRSLRVALGMTTRGEFSLIIASVALTAGANEVLPGSVADELYALAVGYVLAMSVLGTTLMGYADRIEAVVVPRLETRSA from the coding sequence GTGGCCGAGGTGACGCTCTTTCAGGTCGGCATCCTGTTTGCCGCGGCTGCCCTCGCCGGTCTCGTCGCGGACAGGGCCGGCCAGTCCGTCATCCCGCTGTACATCCTCGTCGGGATCGTCCTCGGGCCGTTCGTCCTCGGGCGCCTGCCGGACGTGGCCCCTCCATTCGAGGTCGCCGGCGTCGACCTCGTCGCCGGGGCGAGCGCCGTCGCCGTCGACGGAACCGGGGAGTTCGTTACCCTCGGGGCCGAGCTCGGGATCGTCCTCCTGCTGTTCTTCCTCGGGCTCGAGTTCAATCTGGAACGACTGCTTGCCTCCCGGCGGAAGATCGGCACGGCCGGGACGATCGATCTGGGCACCTTCGTCGTCGGGTTCGGCCTCGGCTGGCTCCTGTTCGGCGGCGCACTGGCCGCCTTCTTCGTGGCCGGGATCGTCTACATCTCCTCGTCGGCGATCATCACCAAGTCGCTCATCGACCTGGGCTGGATCGCGAACGACGAGGCGGACCCGATCCTCGGCATCCTGGTCTACGAGGACCTCTTCATCGCGGTCTACCTCGCAATCGCGACCGCGATCGCGACGGGGAGCGGGGGCGTCTCCGAGGCACTCGGATCGGTCGCGATCGGCCTCGGCTTCATCGGCGCACTGGTCGCGTTCGTCTCCGTCGGTGAGCCGTTCTTCGAGCGACTGCTCGCCGGTGCCTCCCACGAGTTCACAGTGATCCGGACGCTCGGGCTGACGGTGTTGATCGCGGGTGTGGCGCTCTCGCTCGGCGTCAGCGAAGCCGTCGCCGCGTTCTTCGTCGGCATGGGCTTCGCCTCGACCGGCCACGTTCACGACTTAGAACGGCTCCTCGAACCCGTCAGGGATGCGTTCGCGGCCCTGTTCTTCCTCTGGATCGGCCTGCGTACGGATCCAGGGTCGTTCGGGCCCGTCGTCGACCTCATCGCGATCGCCGTCGTCGTCACGACGGTTACGAAGCTCGTCACGGCTTACTGGGGCGGACGCGTCTACGACCTCTCGGCGAAACGATCCCTCCGCGTCGCCCTCGGCATGACCACTCGCGGCGAGTTCTCGCTGATCATCGCGAGCGTCGCCCTCACGGCCGGCGCGAACGAAGTGCTTCCCGGCAGCGTCGCCGACGAACTCTACGCCCTCGCCGTCGGCTACGTCCTCGCGATGAGTGTGCTGGGAACGACGCTGATGGGCTACGCCGACCGAATCGAAGCGGTGGTGGTGCCTCGGTTGGAGACAAGATCGGCCTGA
- a CDS encoding cation:proton antiporter regulatory subunit: MDIYESDLPGVGKKHEVELEGDARLVIITHNTGKRELYRKESADADGEKVAELSDRLARTVGTILEGAYFQPVETKQVETLLSDETLIEWYNVDDDAELVGQSLAESRVRERTGVSVVAIQRDDDVLSPPEPDTVIEAGDTVVVVGERENCQTFESMVSGDEA, encoded by the coding sequence ATGGACATCTACGAGAGCGACCTGCCCGGGGTGGGCAAGAAACACGAGGTCGAACTCGAAGGCGACGCTCGCCTCGTGATAATCACGCACAACACCGGAAAACGCGAACTCTACCGGAAGGAGTCGGCGGACGCCGACGGCGAGAAGGTCGCAGAACTCTCGGATCGTCTCGCGCGGACGGTCGGGACGATACTCGAGGGGGCGTACTTCCAGCCGGTCGAGACGAAACAGGTCGAGACGCTGCTCTCCGACGAGACCCTCATCGAGTGGTACAACGTCGACGACGACGCCGAACTCGTCGGACAATCGCTCGCAGAGTCCCGGGTCCGTGAACGGACGGGAGTCTCCGTCGTGGCGATCCAGCGCGACGACGACGTCCTGTCACCGCCGGAGCCGGACACCGTCATCGAGGCGGGCGACACGGTCGTCGTCGTCGGCGAACGCGAGAATTGTCAGACGTTCGAATCGATGGTATCCGGTGACGAGGCCTGA
- a CDS encoding cation:proton antiporter — translation MAFELYDLLVIVAGILLFGIAILPRFVARRAISLPILFVAFGAAVFSLPIGLPALDPLEQPAATERLAEFGVIIALMGVGLKLDRPPGLRSWASTWRLLAVAMPVSIAGAAVVGWWVVGFVAPTAILLGAVVAPTDPVLAAEVQVDEPQTGAEYEDRPVGDDDVSFALSSEAGLNDGLAFPFTNLAIAIALIGLAPGNWAVEWLLVDVGYRIVVGTVLGVALGWLVSRLIFLTAPDTKIAQSVQGLEAVAGTLLVYGLTEAVGGYGFIAVFVAAVTIRSSERSHEYNDALHQIAELAEQLAMGVIMIFFGGAIASGLLAPLTVEATVAAVAIVFVVRPLAGVVALLGFDRPWTERATIAFFGIRGIGSFYYLAHGLNEAVFADVELLWALVGAVVLVSIVVHGITATPIVSRVTNA, via the coding sequence GTGGCGTTCGAACTGTACGATCTGCTGGTGATCGTCGCCGGCATTCTCCTGTTCGGTATCGCTATCTTGCCGCGCTTCGTCGCTCGGCGAGCCATCTCGCTTCCGATCCTCTTCGTGGCGTTCGGTGCCGCCGTCTTTTCGCTGCCGATCGGGCTCCCAGCGCTCGATCCGTTAGAACAGCCCGCGGCGACCGAACGACTGGCCGAGTTTGGGGTGATCATCGCGCTGATGGGCGTCGGGCTGAAACTCGATCGGCCGCCAGGACTGCGATCCTGGGCATCGACGTGGCGCTTGCTCGCCGTCGCGATGCCGGTGTCCATCGCTGGCGCGGCGGTAGTGGGGTGGTGGGTCGTCGGCTTCGTCGCGCCCACGGCCATCCTGCTCGGGGCGGTCGTCGCCCCGACCGATCCCGTCCTCGCCGCCGAGGTGCAGGTGGACGAACCCCAGACGGGAGCCGAGTACGAGGACAGACCCGTCGGTGACGACGACGTCTCGTTCGCCCTCTCCTCGGAGGCGGGGCTCAACGACGGGCTAGCGTTCCCGTTTACCAATCTCGCGATCGCGATCGCCCTGATCGGGCTGGCGCCGGGCAACTGGGCCGTCGAGTGGCTCCTCGTCGACGTGGGCTACCGCATCGTCGTCGGCACCGTCCTCGGCGTCGCGTTGGGGTGGCTCGTCTCACGGCTCATCTTCCTCACCGCTCCGGACACCAAGATCGCCCAATCGGTCCAGGGACTCGAAGCCGTCGCCGGGACCCTGCTCGTCTACGGACTCACGGAGGCGGTCGGTGGCTACGGCTTCATCGCCGTGTTCGTCGCCGCCGTGACGATCCGCAGTTCGGAGCGCTCTCACGAGTACAACGACGCGCTCCACCAGATTGCCGAGCTTGCCGAACAGCTCGCGATGGGCGTCATCATGATCTTCTTCGGCGGCGCGATCGCGAGCGGCTTGCTCGCCCCGCTGACCGTCGAGGCGACCGTCGCAGCGGTGGCGATCGTCTTCGTGGTCCGGCCGCTCGCTGGCGTCGTCGCACTTCTGGGCTTCGACCGGCCGTGGACGGAACGCGCCACGATCGCGTTCTTCGGAATCCGCGGCATCGGCTCGTTTTACTACCTCGCTCACGGACTCAACGAGGCCGTCTTCGCGGACGTCGAGTTGCTCTGGGCGCTCGTCGGAGCGGTCGTCCTCGTCTCGATCGTCGTCCACGGTATCACGGCGACGCCGATCGTTTCTCGGGTGACGAACGCGTAA
- a CDS encoding ion channel has protein sequence MRPLYLGVGSVVLVATIVDILWTTLWVDGGSGPLSGPLTTGFWRGLRRVSGSERALSLAGPLILTATLTLWIVGLWLGWSFFFAGDRFAVISSSSGAPADWAGRLYYVSYMMFTAGNGDYVPTTDGWQLASAATTASGMALVTLGVSYVLTVLSAVSEKRAFASAVTGLGERSEAFVRNGHTDRDGFDGLEQRLNSLSDQLDLLSDKHQAYPILHYYHSERSENSSAVAVALFDDALTLLRHGVEPDAQPNATLLRSARSSVDRYLHTLDRSFIDPAEALPPPPEIDRLRIAGIETVSDEAFADVLADRRERRRKLLGVVQADAWAWPPVDDTSS, from the coding sequence ATGCGCCCCCTCTACCTCGGCGTTGGGAGCGTCGTGCTCGTCGCGACGATCGTCGACATCCTCTGGACGACGCTGTGGGTGGACGGCGGATCGGGCCCGCTCTCCGGTCCGCTGACGACCGGTTTCTGGCGGGGACTCCGGCGAGTAAGCGGGAGTGAACGGGCGCTGAGCCTGGCCGGTCCGCTCATCCTCACCGCCACGCTGACGCTCTGGATCGTCGGTCTCTGGCTCGGCTGGAGCTTCTTCTTCGCCGGGGATCGGTTCGCGGTTATCAGTTCGAGCAGCGGTGCGCCGGCGGACTGGGCCGGCCGACTCTACTACGTCTCGTACATGATGTTTACCGCCGGCAACGGCGATTACGTCCCGACGACCGACGGCTGGCAACTCGCCAGCGCCGCCACCACCGCAAGCGGCATGGCCCTCGTCACGCTCGGCGTCTCGTACGTTCTCACGGTACTCTCCGCCGTCTCCGAGAAACGGGCGTTCGCCAGTGCCGTCACTGGCCTCGGTGAGCGTAGCGAAGCGTTCGTCCGAAACGGACACACCGACCGTGATGGCTTCGACGGACTCGAGCAGCGACTGAACTCGCTCTCGGATCAGCTCGATCTGCTCTCCGACAAACATCAGGCCTACCCGATCCTGCACTACTACCACAGCGAGCGCTCAGAAAACTCCTCGGCCGTCGCCGTCGCCCTCTTCGACGACGCACTGACACTCCTCCGACACGGCGTCGAACCCGACGCACAGCCGAACGCGACCCTCCTCAGGAGCGCCCGGTCGAGCGTGGATCGGTACCTCCACACGCTCGACCGATCGTTCATCGACCCCGCCGAGGCGCTCCCGCCACCGCCGGAGATCGACCGACTCCGCATCGCCGGCATCGAGACGGTCTCCGACGAGGCGTTCGCCGACGTACTCGCCGATCGACGGGAGCGTCGACGGAAACTTCTGGGCGTCGTGCAAGCCGACGCGTGGGCCTGGCCACCCGTCGACGACACGTCCTCGTGA
- a CDS encoding universal stress protein, which produces MADRILVPYDGSPQSRAALELVFDEFPDSDVTALYVIEIPQGYWAQLVGPELQLPVSEQVEEHAEEILQSASDVAAEYGRDLETTHVTGEPDTRIVDYAETESMDLIVIGSHGQEGLSRVLLGSVAETVVRRSPVSVLVARGGGDR; this is translated from the coding sequence ATGGCCGACCGGATTCTCGTTCCCTACGACGGATCGCCACAGTCGCGAGCGGCGCTCGAACTGGTCTTCGACGAATTCCCCGATAGCGACGTGACGGCGCTGTACGTCATCGAGATCCCGCAGGGCTACTGGGCCCAGCTCGTCGGCCCCGAACTTCAGCTCCCCGTCAGTGAGCAGGTCGAAGAACACGCAGAAGAAATCCTCCAGTCGGCGAGCGACGTCGCGGCGGAGTACGGACGGGACCTGGAGACGACGCACGTGACCGGCGAACCGGACACTCGGATCGTCGACTACGCAGAAACGGAATCGATGGACCTGATCGTCATCGGCAGCCACGGACAGGAAGGCCTCTCGCGCGTCTTGCTCGGCAGTGTCGCAGAAACGGTCGTCCGGCGCTCCCCGGTTTCCGTCCTCGTGGCCCGGGGAGGCGGAGACCGGTAG
- a CDS encoding M48 family metallopeptidase — translation MSLTRHHLSLVGRGLGALVIVTGVSLTIAVIAAGVLGATALLVVGTVVALLSALFFPVLEETWIVTVWDIPPTTLVAAAIGIGFVALPLVYLRPVRAEIRAFERAIAEPGTPADDRHPELAAASRKLAAQAAVPEPDLRIVNRRRPESYAIGGRASGTIVLTRGLIRELDDAERLAVLAHEVAHLANDDSRFMRRLLVPLLVAERLEADERPTLNRVHAMSPFTHGGRLLAWGVLTAVPTAQERLCELGIGLFSRGREFAADRAAAELTGSPSALASALETLDDSRGPPTQDKREYARSTSALDILPPAERSRTRFVRTHPETTRRIERLKTMAGTGMDNRTAS, via the coding sequence ATGTCACTCACACGGCACCATCTGTCCCTGGTCGGGCGCGGGCTCGGCGCACTGGTGATCGTCACCGGTGTCTCGCTCACGATCGCCGTGATCGCGGCGGGCGTCCTCGGCGCCACCGCCCTCCTCGTCGTCGGAACGGTAGTGGCGCTGCTATCTGCCCTGTTCTTCCCCGTTCTGGAGGAAACCTGGATCGTGACTGTCTGGGACATTCCACCGACGACGCTCGTCGCGGCGGCGATCGGAATCGGATTCGTCGCGCTCCCCCTCGTCTATCTGCGGCCGGTGCGAGCCGAGATTCGGGCGTTCGAGCGGGCGATCGCCGAGCCCGGGACGCCGGCGGACGACCGCCACCCCGAACTCGCCGCGGCGAGCCGGAAACTGGCCGCTCAGGCGGCGGTTCCGGAACCCGACCTCCGCATCGTCAACCGACGACGCCCCGAGTCGTACGCGATCGGCGGCCGAGCCAGCGGGACGATCGTGCTCACCCGCGGCCTGATACGCGAACTCGACGACGCTGAGCGGCTCGCCGTGCTCGCCCACGAAGTCGCACACCTGGCAAACGACGACAGTCGATTCATGCGACGATTGCTCGTCCCGCTGCTCGTCGCCGAACGGCTCGAGGCCGACGAGCGACCGACCCTGAATCGGGTTCACGCCATGAGCCCGTTCACCCACGGCGGTCGCCTCCTCGCGTGGGGAGTCCTGACCGCGGTACCGACGGCACAGGAACGGCTGTGTGAACTCGGCATCGGACTCTTCTCACGCGGGCGCGAGTTCGCGGCCGATCGCGCCGCGGCGGAGTTGACCGGGTCACCCAGTGCACTGGCAAGCGCGCTCGAGACGCTCGACGACAGTCGCGGGCCTCCGACACAGGACAAGCGCGAGTACGCGCGCTCGACGAGCGCGCTCGACATCCTCCCGCCAGCCGAGCGCTCGAGAACCCGGTTCGTCCGGACGCACCCCGAAACGACCCGCCGGATCGAGCGCCTCAAGACGATGGCTGGAACAGGTATGGATAACCGGACGGCCTCGTGA
- a CDS encoding sensory rhodopsin transducer translates to MLGTTTWAIPEGYIPVGSTGSEPELESHETVCLLNAGDEAAVVEITIYFADREPVGPYTVTVPARRTRHVRFDQLEEPEPIPRGTDYASVIEADVPIVCQHTRLDSRQAENALLSTMAAPIE, encoded by the coding sequence GTGCTCGGTACGACGACGTGGGCCATTCCGGAAGGCTACATTCCCGTGGGAAGCACCGGTTCAGAGCCGGAACTGGAGAGTCACGAGACGGTGTGTCTCTTGAACGCGGGTGACGAGGCCGCAGTCGTCGAGATAACGATCTACTTCGCCGATCGAGAACCGGTAGGCCCGTACACCGTCACGGTTCCGGCGAGACGGACCCGTCACGTCAGGTTCGACCAGCTCGAGGAACCGGAGCCGATCCCGCGCGGGACCGACTACGCTAGCGTCATCGAAGCCGACGTCCCCATCGTCTGTCAGCACACGCGACTGGACTCGCGACAGGCCGAGAACGCGCTCCTCTCGACGATGGCGGCGCCGATCGAGTGA
- the pyrF gene encoding orotidine-5'-phosphate decarboxylase, whose product MNFFDRLHDRIVTVDSVVSVGLDPDPSRIPAHLQDHDLPRWAFNRRIIDATHEHAAVFKPNAAFYEDPDGFRALAETIAYAHGKNVPVLLDAKRADIGNTTRQYAELVDPDSPGPSADAITVNPYMGRDSLQPFLANEEAGVFVLCRTSNPGGADLQDLELETGEALYERVAALADLWNENDNVGLVVGATKPEELADLREQVPDLPFLVPGVGAQGGDAEAAVEYGLANGVGLVNSSRGIIFAGEDAGADFDTAAGRAAKRLKKRLNQYRDE is encoded by the coding sequence ATGAACTTCTTCGATCGGCTGCACGACCGGATCGTCACGGTCGACAGCGTCGTCTCCGTCGGGCTCGACCCCGACCCGTCTCGCATCCCGGCTCACCTGCAGGATCACGACCTTCCGCGGTGGGCGTTCAACCGGCGAATCATCGACGCGACGCACGAACACGCGGCCGTCTTCAAACCGAACGCTGCCTTTTACGAGGATCCGGACGGGTTCCGGGCCTTGGCAGAGACGATCGCGTACGCCCACGGCAAGAACGTCCCCGTCTTGCTCGACGCCAAGCGGGCGGACATCGGCAACACGACGCGACAGTACGCCGAACTCGTCGATCCCGATTCCCCCGGGCCGTCGGCGGATGCGATCACCGTCAATCCGTACATGGGTAGGGACTCGTTACAGCCCTTCCTCGCGAACGAGGAGGCCGGCGTCTTCGTCCTCTGTCGCACCTCGAACCCCGGCGGGGCGGATCTCCAGGACCTCGAACTCGAGACCGGCGAAGCGCTGTACGAACGCGTGGCTGCACTGGCCGACCTCTGGAACGAGAACGACAACGTGGGCCTCGTCGTCGGCGCGACGAAACCCGAGGAACTCGCGGACCTCCGGGAGCAGGTGCCGGATTTGCCATTCCTCGTCCCCGGCGTCGGGGCCCAGGGTGGCGACGCGGAGGCCGCCGTCGAGTACGGCCTCGCGAACGGCGTCGGACTGGTCAACTCCTCGCGCGGGATCATCTTCGCTGGCGAGGATGCCGGCGCGGACTTCGACACGGCGGCAGGGAGGGCCGCGAAACGCCTCAAGAAACGACTGAATCAGTACCGCGACGAGTGA
- a CDS encoding VOC family protein, with product MELSSVYVGVEDMDRAVDFYRELFDREPEQEEQRFSIFTFGTIDFGLYNAAYDGHEIRFGNNCVPNFEVDDVDDAYERIESIAPEMVHETILEIGDYRTFHFVDSEGNEIEVFSLDST from the coding sequence GTGGAACTGAGTTCCGTCTACGTCGGGGTCGAGGACATGGATCGAGCGGTCGACTTCTACCGTGAGCTATTCGACAGAGAACCCGAACAGGAAGAGCAACGATTTTCGATCTTTACGTTCGGTACGATCGATTTCGGCCTGTACAACGCTGCGTACGACGGCCACGAGATCAGATTCGGGAACAACTGCGTGCCGAATTTCGAGGTCGACGACGTCGACGATGCATACGAACGAATCGAATCGATCGCACCGGAGATGGTCCACGAGACCATACTCGAAATCGGCGACTACCGGACGTTCCATTTCGTCGACAGTGAGGGGAACGAGATAGAGGTGTTCAGCCTCGATTCGACGTAA